Proteins encoded in a region of the Schaalia hyovaginalis genome:
- a CDS encoding pyrophosphate--fructose-6-phosphate 1-phosphotransferase codes for MSVRRVALLTAGGFAPCLSSAVGGLIERYNEIDPSIEIIAYQNGYHGLLTGNFVVVDEEARKHAGILHRFGGSPIGNSRVKLTNAKNLVERGLVAEGENPLQKAAEQLRADGVDVLHTIGGDDTNTTAADLAAYLEEHDYHLTVVGLPKTIDNDVIPIRQSLGAWTAAEEVSEYAQNIIGEHRSNPRMLIIHEIMGRHCGWLTAAGSKEYHEWLKTQEWVPSIGLSKERWDIHAIFLPEMAIDIDAEAERLKAIMDEQGNVNIFLSEGAGVPEIIAEMEAAGLEVQRDPFGHVKLDTINPGQWFAKQFAAKIGAEKVMVQKSGYFSRSSRANAEDLRLIKSMTDYAVECALRGESGVIGHDEDNGDRLAAIAFPRIAGGKPFDITQEWFTALMAEIGQDVKPAAK; via the coding sequence ATGTCGGTTCGCCGCGTCGCCCTGCTCACTGCCGGTGGTTTCGCCCCGTGCCTCTCCTCCGCGGTCGGCGGTCTCATCGAGCGCTACAACGAGATCGATCCTTCGATCGAGATCATCGCGTACCAGAACGGCTACCACGGCCTGCTCACCGGCAACTTCGTCGTCGTGGACGAGGAGGCCCGCAAGCACGCGGGGATCCTTCACCGTTTCGGCGGCTCCCCGATCGGCAACTCGCGCGTCAAGCTGACGAATGCGAAGAACCTCGTGGAGCGCGGTCTTGTCGCCGAGGGCGAGAACCCCCTGCAGAAGGCGGCCGAGCAGCTTCGCGCCGACGGCGTCGACGTCCTCCACACGATCGGCGGCGACGACACGAACACGACCGCGGCCGATCTCGCCGCCTACCTCGAGGAGCACGACTACCACCTGACGGTCGTCGGTCTCCCCAAGACGATTGACAACGACGTGATTCCGATCCGCCAGTCGCTCGGCGCCTGGACCGCCGCCGAAGAGGTGTCCGAGTACGCCCAGAACATCATCGGCGAGCACCGCTCGAACCCCCGCATGCTCATCATCCACGAGATCATGGGCCGTCACTGCGGCTGGCTGACCGCCGCGGGATCGAAGGAGTACCACGAGTGGCTGAAGACCCAGGAATGGGTGCCCTCGATCGGCCTGTCGAAGGAGCGCTGGGACATCCACGCCATCTTCCTGCCCGAAATGGCGATCGACATCGACGCCGAGGCCGAGCGCCTCAAGGCGATCATGGACGAGCAGGGCAACGTCAACATCTTCCTCTCCGAGGGCGCGGGCGTCCCCGAGATCATCGCCGAGATGGAGGCCGCCGGCCTGGAGGTCCAGCGCGATCCTTTCGGTCACGTCAAGCTCGACACGATCAACCCCGGACAGTGGTTCGCCAAGCAGTTCGCGGCGAAGATCGGCGCCGAGAAGGTCATGGTCCAGAAGTCGGGCTACTTCTCGCGCTCCTCGCGCGCGAACGCCGAGGACCTGCGCCTCATCAAGTCGATGACCGACTACGCCGTGGAATGCGCTCTGAGGGGCGAGTCCGGTGTCATCGGCCACGATGAGGACAACGGCGATCGCCTGGCCGCCATCGCCTTCCCGCGCATCGCCGGCGGCAAGCCCTTCGACATCACGCAGGAATGGTTCACCGCTCTCATGGCCGAAATCGGCCAGGATGTGAAGCCCGCGGCGAAGTGA
- a CDS encoding lysophospholipid acyltransferase family protein, whose amino-acid sequence MAFYQALKATGGPILKAAYKPWIRGKENVPESGPAILASNHNAVWDSVFLPMMLDREVVFMGKADYFTGTGVKGWATKEFMRAVGTIPVDRSGGSASEGALKAGLERLRSGELFGIYPEGTRSPDGRLYRGKTGVARLALLSGAPVIPVAMIGTHAAQPIGQKFPSRTNIGMVIGEPLDFSRYKGLHKDRFVLRAITDEIMYNLMLLSGQEYVDLYAADVKAKLAAEGKFDGPVPTNGRPGPGGRTAPVVEVPRRPEDPREGEGPLAGANDESGPTA is encoded by the coding sequence GTGGCGTTCTACCAGGCACTCAAAGCAACCGGCGGCCCGATTCTCAAGGCCGCCTACAAGCCGTGGATCCGCGGGAAGGAGAACGTCCCCGAGTCCGGGCCGGCGATTCTCGCCTCCAATCACAACGCCGTGTGGGATTCGGTCTTCCTGCCGATGATGCTCGATCGCGAAGTCGTCTTCATGGGCAAGGCCGACTACTTCACCGGCACCGGCGTCAAGGGATGGGCGACGAAGGAGTTCATGCGCGCAGTCGGCACGATCCCCGTCGACCGCTCCGGGGGCTCGGCTTCTGAAGGCGCGCTCAAAGCGGGCCTCGAGCGCCTCCGCTCGGGCGAGCTCTTCGGCATCTACCCCGAGGGGACGCGTTCACCCGATGGGCGCCTCTACAGGGGCAAGACCGGTGTCGCCCGCCTCGCCCTCCTCTCGGGCGCCCCCGTCATCCCCGTCGCCATGATCGGCACCCATGCCGCCCAGCCGATCGGCCAGAAGTTTCCCTCGCGGACCAATATCGGCATGGTGATCGGCGAGCCGCTCGACTTCTCGCGCTACAAGGGCCTCCACAAGGACCGTTTCGTCCTGCGGGCCATCACCGACGAGATCATGTACAACCTCATGCTGCTGTCGGGGCAGGAGTACGTGGATCTCTACGCCGCGGATGTGAAGGCCAAGCTCGCCGCCGAGGGCAAGTTCGACGGCCCGGTGCCGACCAATGGGCGGCCCGGGCCGGGAGGCAGGACCGCGCCCGTCGTCGAAGTCCCTCGGCGCCCCGAGGACCCGCGTGAAGGCGAGGGGCCTCTTGCGGGCGCGAACGATGAATCGGGGCCGACGGCCTGA
- a CDS encoding response regulator transcription factor, which produces MSENTVRVLVFSGDVDKRRAVIDGIGLRASKNTPVIEWSEAATPFGAKELVESTDFALLILDAETTKEGGMSLAHELRNTLDELPPMIFLTARQQDDWLASWAGGAAAIPDPLDPIVLQETVARVLASARR; this is translated from the coding sequence GTGAGTGAGAACACCGTCCGCGTCCTCGTCTTCTCGGGCGACGTCGATAAGCGTCGCGCCGTCATCGATGGGATCGGCCTGCGGGCCTCGAAGAACACCCCGGTCATCGAATGGTCCGAAGCCGCCACTCCCTTCGGCGCCAAGGAACTCGTCGAGTCCACGGACTTCGCCCTGCTGATCCTCGATGCGGAGACCACCAAGGAAGGCGGGATGTCCCTCGCGCACGAGCTCCGCAATACGCTCGACGAGCTTCCCCCGATGATCTTCCTGACCGCGCGCCAGCAGGACGACTGGCTCGCCTCCTGGGCGGGCGGCGCTGCGGCGATTCCGGATCCCCTCGATCCGATCGTCCTGCAGGAGACGGTCGCCCGGGTCCTCGCATCGGCTCGTCGCTGA
- a CDS encoding FKBP-type peptidyl-prolyl cis-trans isomerase yields the protein MKKTVRARIGALALSMALVASLAACSSADSAQSASSDQSSAQSASAAPEVDRSGKANFPDVTGSFGEDPEISAGKGDAPTKISVKTFNEGDGAALTTSDTVMVNYELALWDGTKVESSFESGKPATFSLQQVIPGWTYGLEGAHVGDRVEIVVPSEFGYGDQGNSSIPGGSTLVFVVDVLASSSGSQADAQTLSKGAPSGETAPEGIVVEGEAGKEPTLSFTEGAAAPAGDSRTTIINGVGDEIKAGDYVLYRAVGGVFGDNATVSSAWQQGPLAVPADQVELVGAHVGDRVVFVMDTGAAAESGASPMTVMVIDLVGVMRAQ from the coding sequence ATGAAGAAGACCGTACGCGCACGCATCGGCGCACTCGCCCTGTCCATGGCCCTCGTGGCCTCGCTCGCGGCGTGCTCCTCCGCCGACTCCGCCCAGTCCGCGTCCTCCGATCAGTCGAGCGCCCAGTCCGCGTCCGCCGCGCCTGAAGTCGACCGGAGCGGCAAGGCGAATTTCCCCGATGTCACCGGGAGCTTCGGCGAGGATCCGGAGATCTCGGCGGGCAAGGGGGATGCGCCGACGAAGATCAGCGTCAAGACCTTCAACGAGGGCGACGGCGCGGCCCTGACCACGAGCGACACGGTGATGGTCAACTACGAGCTCGCCCTCTGGGACGGCACGAAGGTCGAGTCCTCCTTCGAATCGGGCAAGCCCGCGACCTTCTCGCTCCAGCAGGTCATCCCCGGATGGACCTACGGCCTCGAAGGCGCCCACGTCGGCGATCGCGTCGAGATCGTGGTGCCCTCGGAATTCGGCTACGGCGATCAGGGCAATTCGTCCATTCCCGGCGGATCCACCCTCGTCTTCGTCGTCGACGTCCTCGCCTCCTCCTCCGGCTCGCAGGCCGATGCGCAGACCCTGTCGAAGGGCGCGCCTTCGGGCGAGACCGCCCCTGAGGGCATCGTCGTCGAGGGCGAAGCCGGGAAGGAGCCGACCCTCAGCTTCACCGAAGGGGCGGCGGCTCCTGCGGGCGACTCGCGCACGACGATCATCAACGGCGTCGGCGATGAGATCAAAGCGGGCGACTACGTCCTCTACCGGGCCGTCGGCGGCGTCTTCGGCGACAACGCGACCGTGAGCTCCGCATGGCAGCAAGGCCCGCTGGCGGTCCCCGCGGATCAGGTCGAACTGGTCGGCGCTCATGTGGGCGATCGCGTCGTCTTCGTCATGGACACGGGCGCGGCGGCGGAATCCGGCGCTTCGCCGATGACCGTCATGGTCATCGATCTCGTCGGCGTCATGCGCGCGCAGTGA
- the erpA gene encoding iron-sulfur cluster insertion protein ErpA → MSDTGIEAPAHEVVLTDAAAAKVKSLLEQEGRDDLRLRIAVQPGGCSGLIYQLYFDDRLLDGDAVRDFDGVGVVVDRMSVPYLNGATIDFADSIERQGFTIDNPNASNTCACGESFH, encoded by the coding sequence ATGTCCGACACCGGCATCGAAGCACCTGCTCACGAGGTCGTCCTCACGGACGCCGCCGCGGCCAAGGTGAAGAGCCTTCTCGAGCAGGAAGGGCGCGACGACCTCCGACTGCGGATCGCGGTGCAGCCCGGCGGCTGCTCGGGCCTGATCTACCAGCTCTACTTCGACGACCGTCTGCTCGACGGCGATGCCGTTCGCGACTTCGACGGCGTCGGCGTCGTGGTCGACCGCATGTCCGTGCCCTACCTCAACGGCGCCACGATCGACTTCGCGGATTCCATCGAGCGTCAGGGTTTCACCATCGACAACCCGAACGCGTCGAACACCTGCGCCTGCGGCGAGTCCTTCCACTGA
- a CDS encoding glycerate kinase, which yields MSRRVLIAGHWVGARAPMPSSRTALEAVARGFGSRRPDWEVSLLPFGAGAAFGESLPDEAMRARTVSIAPDEPSTLRAGRRAREILEGGATPVVEGANVRSPDAGIGFLAGFTGRPIPRDGLPLAERLEAVAQLIAEGERALAKRDLIGAASTSRPLLGLDSVLAVDVDLEARPHQDRDLSLVLARLLARAPRRSLPLLDASSEAAAPGRMPGSGLGGGAGAMIAAIGGRIVDAAAFLAASAPLSDAVEGCDLALVLEPDLHSPRLAEAMLDTLTRAASQAAIPVVGVGESSSLSGHERAEWGLHGQFVTEGRVDLEEAGSRIARTWTR from the coding sequence GTGAGCCGACGCGTCCTCATCGCGGGGCACTGGGTCGGCGCTCGGGCGCCGATGCCCTCGAGCCGCACCGCGCTCGAGGCGGTCGCGCGGGGCTTCGGGTCCCGTCGACCGGACTGGGAGGTTTCGCTCCTGCCCTTCGGAGCGGGGGCGGCCTTCGGGGAGTCGCTGCCCGACGAGGCGATGAGGGCCCGCACGGTGTCGATCGCCCCCGACGAGCCCTCGACCCTCAGGGCCGGACGGAGGGCGCGTGAGATCCTCGAAGGGGGCGCCACCCCCGTCGTCGAGGGCGCGAATGTGCGCTCTCCGGATGCGGGCATCGGATTCCTCGCGGGTTTCACCGGACGCCCGATCCCGCGGGACGGCCTCCCCCTTGCCGAGCGCCTCGAGGCCGTGGCGCAGCTGATCGCCGAGGGCGAACGGGCGCTCGCGAAGCGGGACCTCATCGGTGCGGCATCGACGTCGCGCCCCCTCCTCGGTCTGGATTCCGTCCTCGCCGTCGACGTCGATCTCGAGGCGCGGCCGCATCAGGACCGGGACCTGTCCCTCGTGCTCGCCCGCCTGCTCGCGAGGGCGCCGCGCCGCTCGCTGCCGCTCCTCGACGCGAGCTCCGAGGCGGCGGCCCCGGGGCGGATGCCGGGTTCGGGGCTCGGCGGGGGAGCGGGCGCCATGATCGCCGCGATCGGGGGGAGGATCGTGGACGCGGCGGCATTCCTCGCCGCGTCGGCCCCGCTGTCCGATGCCGTCGAGGGCTGCGACCTCGCCCTCGTCCTCGAACCCGATCTGCATTCGCCCAGGCTCGCCGAGGCGATGCTCGACACGCTCACCCGCGCAGCCTCCCAGGCGGCCATCCCCGTCGTAGGAGTCGGTGAAAGCTCCTCGCTGTCGGGCCACGAGCGGGCCGAATGGGGCCTCCACGGGCAGTTCGTCACCGAGGGGCGCGTCGATCTCGAAGAGGCCGGATCGAGGATCGCGAGGACCTGGACCCGCTGA
- a CDS encoding M20/M25/M40 family metallo-hydrolase, which translates to MTENHDSVLPSSEIASRVDAAFDSLLDELAAIVAIPSVSSDPAHADDLERSAIHIRDRFAAIGLEAEVLSVDTPEGVAGKPAIVARSQRIEGAPTVLLYAHHDVQPTGDLSRWTSDPFVARIEGDRMYGRGASDDGAGVIVHLGALRALGADLPVNVIVYIEGEEEIGSPSFTNFLQTYKEKLSADVIVVADSDNWKVGEPAVTASLRGNAVATVDVTVSDHAVHSGMFGGPMLDSVTLASMLIASLYDEAGDIAVAGLGGRDAADVDWPEAEYREAAGILEGVRLAGTGDLAARTWTKPSISVIGFDARPVADASNTIAPHTRFKLSMRVVPGVDPRDAMDRLIEHLESHAPFGARVEVTPNEFGPGYQADLGSPVTRLLHEVLTEAWGHPSVNIGVGGSIPFISDFQRLFPEAQVVVTGVEDPMTNAHSEQESQSISDLRCAILAEALLLTRLPRL; encoded by the coding sequence ATGACTGAAAATCACGACTCCGTCCTGCCGTCATCAGAAATCGCCTCCCGCGTCGATGCGGCCTTCGACTCCCTGCTCGATGAACTCGCCGCGATCGTCGCGATCCCCTCGGTGTCCTCCGATCCGGCTCACGCCGACGATCTCGAGCGCTCGGCGATCCACATCCGCGACCGCTTCGCCGCCATCGGCCTCGAAGCCGAGGTCCTGTCGGTCGACACCCCCGAGGGCGTCGCCGGCAAGCCGGCCATCGTCGCCAGGTCGCAGCGGATCGAGGGCGCCCCGACGGTCCTGCTCTACGCCCACCACGATGTCCAGCCGACCGGGGACCTCTCCCGCTGGACCTCCGACCCCTTCGTCGCGCGCATCGAGGGCGATCGCATGTACGGGCGCGGCGCGTCGGATGACGGTGCGGGCGTCATCGTCCACCTCGGGGCGCTGCGCGCCCTCGGCGCGGATCTGCCCGTGAACGTCATCGTCTACATCGAGGGCGAGGAGGAGATCGGATCGCCCTCGTTCACGAACTTCCTCCAGACCTACAAGGAGAAGCTCAGCGCGGACGTCATCGTCGTCGCCGACTCCGACAACTGGAAGGTCGGCGAGCCGGCCGTCACCGCGAGCCTGCGCGGCAACGCCGTGGCGACCGTCGACGTGACCGTGTCGGACCACGCGGTGCACTCGGGGATGTTCGGAGGGCCGATGCTGGATTCGGTGACCCTCGCCTCGATGCTCATCGCCTCCCTGTACGACGAGGCCGGGGACATCGCGGTCGCGGGCCTGGGAGGTCGTGACGCCGCCGACGTCGACTGGCCGGAGGCGGAGTACCGCGAGGCCGCGGGGATCCTCGAGGGCGTGCGCCTCGCGGGCACGGGCGACCTGGCGGCCCGGACCTGGACGAAGCCCTCGATCTCCGTCATCGGCTTCGATGCGCGCCCGGTCGCCGACGCCTCGAACACGATCGCCCCGCACACGCGCTTCAAGCTCTCGATGCGCGTCGTCCCCGGCGTCGATCCCCGCGATGCCATGGATCGCCTCATCGAGCACCTCGAGTCGCACGCGCCCTTCGGCGCGCGCGTCGAGGTGACCCCCAACGAGTTCGGACCGGGATACCAGGCCGACCTCGGATCGCCCGTCACGCGCCTGCTCCACGAGGTCCTCACCGAGGCCTGGGGGCACCCCTCGGTCAACATCGGGGTCGGAGGGTCCATCCCCTTCATCTCCGACTTCCAGCGCCTCTTCCCCGAGGCGCAGGTCGTCGTCACGGGGGTCGAGGATCCGATGACGAACGCCCACTCGGAGCAGGAGTCGCAGTCGATCTCCGATCTGCGCTGCGCGATCCTCGCTGAGGCGCTGCTCCTGACCCGTCTGCCGCGCCTGTGA
- a CDS encoding DUF3043 domain-containing protein: protein MSDSHNARDDRTGKGRPTPKRKEAQARNARPLVPADRKEAKRLARQKRDEAFARERMALETGDERYLPLRDKGRIRRFVRDWVDARWSLSEFLLPLMVLFLVAMMASSFVKSLQTEFGAHIMVGFTIGLYSLFAVSIIEGVIVWQRLKKRIALRFPNDSIPKGTWYYTYSRMIMARRWRSPRPLVARGEFPEVAAK, encoded by the coding sequence GTGTCCGATTCTCACAACGCCCGCGACGACCGCACGGGCAAGGGCCGTCCGACCCCGAAGCGCAAGGAGGCGCAGGCGCGGAACGCGCGCCCGCTCGTCCCCGCAGATCGTAAAGAGGCGAAGAGGCTGGCCCGCCAGAAGCGGGATGAGGCCTTCGCCCGCGAGCGGATGGCACTGGAGACCGGTGATGAGCGCTACCTCCCGTTGAGGGACAAGGGCAGGATCCGCCGCTTCGTGCGCGATTGGGTGGACGCCCGCTGGTCCCTCTCGGAGTTCCTCCTGCCCCTCATGGTCCTCTTCCTCGTGGCGATGATGGCCTCCTCCTTCGTGAAGTCCCTTCAGACCGAGTTCGGCGCGCACATCATGGTGGGATTCACGATCGGCCTGTACTCCCTGTTCGCCGTGTCGATCATCGAGGGCGTGATCGTCTGGCAGCGCCTGAAGAAGCGGATCGCCCTGCGCTTCCCGAACGATTCGATCCCGAAGGGGACCTGGTACTACACCTACTCGCGCATGATCATGGCGCGCCGCTGGCGCTCTCCGCGCCCCCTGGTCGCTCGGGGCGAGTTCCCCGAGGTCGCCGCGAAGTAG
- a CDS encoding quinone-dependent dihydroorotate dehydrogenase: MIRAAYSWLFRTLIHRTDPEWAHHAGIRAIGLAGDCALTRRLMRATIGHLDAPDVASMPRKRKVYIGERLVPGRLGLAAGMDKDARAILGLTAMGFGFVEVGTITPKPQPGNDAPRLWRLMDSRGLRNRMGFNNEGADAAAQRLRDLRSTRDGRAAIVGVNIGKNKTTPEERAAGDYEYCATLLAPWADFVVVNVSSPNTPGLRDLQSVEHLRPILLAAQRGCRSSNRDAPLFVKIAPDLADAQILEIVALVKELGLAGVVATNTTIAHDLGDGGVSGAPLRERALEVVRLVAEHLDDEQVLIGTGGVFSADDARAMLAAGADLVEAFTAFVFEGPSWPGEVNRELARGRA; this comes from the coding sequence ATGATCCGTGCAGCGTATTCATGGTTGTTCCGCACCCTCATCCACCGGACGGATCCCGAGTGGGCGCATCACGCGGGCATCCGCGCGATCGGGCTCGCGGGCGACTGCGCTCTGACCCGGCGGCTCATGCGGGCCACGATCGGCCACCTCGACGCCCCCGACGTGGCGAGCATGCCGCGCAAGCGCAAGGTCTACATCGGCGAGCGGCTCGTGCCCGGGCGCCTGGGGCTCGCCGCCGGCATGGATAAGGACGCGCGCGCGATTCTGGGCCTGACGGCCATGGGATTCGGCTTCGTCGAAGTCGGGACGATCACGCCGAAGCCGCAGCCGGGCAACGACGCTCCGCGCCTCTGGCGGCTCATGGACTCCCGCGGCCTGCGCAACCGGATGGGCTTCAACAACGAGGGCGCCGATGCGGCGGCGCAGCGCCTGCGCGATCTCAGGTCGACGCGCGACGGACGGGCCGCGATCGTCGGGGTCAACATCGGGAAGAACAAGACCACCCCGGAGGAGCGCGCCGCCGGGGACTACGAGTACTGCGCGACCCTCCTAGCCCCTTGGGCGGACTTCGTCGTCGTCAACGTCTCCTCGCCCAACACCCCCGGGCTCAGGGACCTGCAATCCGTCGAGCATCTGCGCCCCATCCTCCTCGCCGCCCAGAGGGGCTGCCGCTCCTCGAATCGGGATGCGCCCCTCTTCGTGAAGATCGCGCCGGATTTGGCGGACGCGCAGATCCTCGAGATCGTCGCCCTCGTCAAGGAGCTCGGCCTGGCGGGCGTCGTCGCGACCAACACGACGATCGCTCACGATCTCGGCGACGGCGGAGTCTCGGGAGCCCCCCTTCGCGAGCGCGCCCTCGAAGTCGTGCGCCTCGTCGCCGAGCACCTCGATGACGAGCAGGTGCTCATCGGAACCGGCGGTGTTTTCAGCGCCGACGACGCGCGCGCGATGCTCGCCGCTGGAGCGGACCTCGTCGAGGCCTTCACCGCCTTCGTCTTCGAGGGCCCCTCATGGCCCGGCGAAGTCAATCGGGAACTCGCGAGGGGCCGTGCGTGA
- a CDS encoding TrmH family RNA methyltransferase yields MIIPLDSPDLSADPRLADYTRLKDVQLRSKLEPERGLYMAESTNVILRALQIGHRPRSFLMAPRWLDDLAPLIEEATGAPDGGDVPIFMAQESLLEEITGFHLHRGALAAMQRPELPPLAELLANAREGRPARRVVILEDLVDHTNVGAAFRSAAALGVDAVLVTPSCADPLYRRSVRVSMGTVFQVPWTRIERWPAMDELHAAGFTVASLALSDDSVPLDEFVALPCVTAPDARLALVMGTEGDGLKKRTISNSDVVVRIPMSGGVDSLNVAAASAVVFWATRRLGGEPR; encoded by the coding sequence GTGATCATCCCCCTGGACTCCCCCGATCTTTCCGCCGACCCGAGGCTCGCTGATTACACCCGCCTCAAGGATGTCCAACTGCGTTCGAAGCTCGAGCCCGAACGCGGCCTCTACATGGCCGAATCGACCAATGTCATCCTCCGCGCCCTCCAGATCGGTCATCGGCCCCGCTCCTTCCTCATGGCGCCCCGGTGGCTCGACGATCTCGCGCCGCTCATCGAGGAGGCGACGGGGGCGCCGGACGGCGGCGACGTCCCCATCTTCATGGCGCAGGAGTCCCTCTTGGAGGAGATCACCGGCTTCCACCTCCACCGGGGCGCCCTCGCCGCGATGCAGCGCCCGGAACTCCCACCGCTCGCCGAACTCCTCGCGAACGCCCGCGAGGGCCGACCCGCGCGCAGGGTCGTGATCCTCGAGGACCTGGTCGATCACACGAATGTCGGAGCGGCGTTCCGCTCGGCCGCGGCGCTGGGCGTCGACGCCGTGCTCGTCACGCCCTCGTGCGCCGATCCCCTGTACAGGCGCTCGGTCCGGGTGTCGATGGGGACGGTCTTCCAGGTGCCGTGGACGCGGATCGAGCGTTGGCCCGCGATGGACGAACTGCACGCGGCGGGATTCACCGTCGCCTCGCTCGCCCTGTCCGACGACTCCGTCCCCCTCGACGAGTTCGTCGCTCTTCCCTGCGTGACCGCACCCGATGCGCGCCTGGCCCTGGTGATGGGCACCGAGGGCGACGGCCTCAAGAAGCGGACGATCTCGAACTCCGATGTCGTCGTGAGGATCCCGATGTCCGGGGGCGTGGATTCGCTCAACGTCGCCGCGGCCTCGGCCGTCGTCTTCTGGGCGACCCGGCGCCTCGGGGGAGAGCCCCGCTAA
- a CDS encoding methionine/alanine import family NSS transporter small subunit codes for MNATAIFMMLLTILLVWGGLVASVVLLRVLPDPQIDDAELDRSLGNDE; via the coding sequence ATGAACGCCACCGCGATCTTCATGATGCTTCTCACGATCCTTCTCGTCTGGGGCGGTCTCGTCGCGTCGGTCGTCCTGCTCAGGGTCCTGCCCGATCCACAGATCGACGACGCCGAGCTGGATCGCAGCCTCGGGAACGACGAATAG
- a CDS encoding sodium-dependent transporter, whose protein sequence is MSTSSAAVRQPKRQDTWTGQTGFLLAAIGSAIGLGNIWRFPGVAYSNGGGAFLIPYLVALIFVGIPMLWLDYSLGHKFRGSPPWALRRIRAGGEFIGWFQVLVCFVILVYYAAVIAWSAQYTIYSVNQSWGDDALGFFTGDFLQVVGGDEFSWTPVAAVAIPLALVWVFVLLILGRGLSKGVEAANKIFLPLLVVLFVVMVVRALFLEGAVEGLNAFFTPQWDSLSDPHVWLAAFSQVFYSLSVGFGIMLTYASYLKPKTNLTGTALVAGFANSSFEILAGIGVFSALGFMAHGQGVAVGELEGLTGPILSFVTFPQIVSMMPGGSLFGVLFFASLVLAGITSLLSLLQVVSGGLQDKFGFTPVSAALAFGIPAAIVSLALFGTKSGLNNLDIVDNFINNIGVVSGAVAMALLAAAFSPRLKGLRAHLNLVSTVKVPRAWDGLVGLVVPAVLIFMLFSAIVGYVQEGYGGYAQSFVNIFGWGSVAFALLVAAILTLLPWRHYGVSAQTVTELLAEDDAPDAPGAAVPVESNPTELREGVEE, encoded by the coding sequence ATGTCAACATCATCAGCAGCGGTCCGACAGCCGAAGCGCCAGGACACCTGGACCGGTCAGACCGGCTTCCTCCTCGCGGCCATCGGCTCCGCGATCGGTCTGGGGAACATCTGGCGTTTCCCGGGCGTCGCCTATTCGAACGGCGGCGGCGCCTTCCTCATCCCGTACCTCGTCGCCCTCATCTTCGTCGGCATCCCGATGCTGTGGCTCGACTACTCCCTCGGCCACAAGTTCCGCGGTTCCCCGCCGTGGGCGTTGCGCCGCATCCGGGCCGGGGGCGAATTCATCGGATGGTTCCAGGTCCTGGTCTGCTTCGTCATCCTCGTCTACTACGCGGCCGTCATCGCATGGTCGGCCCAGTACACGATCTACTCGGTGAACCAGTCCTGGGGCGATGATGCGCTCGGCTTCTTCACGGGGGACTTCCTCCAGGTCGTCGGCGGCGACGAGTTCTCGTGGACTCCGGTCGCCGCGGTGGCGATCCCGCTCGCCCTCGTGTGGGTCTTCGTGCTCCTCATCCTCGGCCGGGGCCTGTCCAAGGGCGTCGAAGCGGCGAACAAGATCTTCCTGCCGCTCCTCGTCGTCCTCTTCGTCGTGATGGTCGTCCGCGCCCTCTTCCTCGAAGGCGCCGTTGAAGGCCTCAACGCCTTCTTCACGCCTCAGTGGGACTCCCTTTCGGACCCGCACGTCTGGCTCGCCGCCTTCTCGCAGGTCTTCTACTCCCTGTCGGTCGGATTCGGCATCATGCTCACCTACGCGTCCTACCTCAAGCCGAAGACCAACCTCACGGGCACGGCCCTGGTCGCCGGCTTCGCGAACTCCTCCTTCGAGATCCTCGCGGGCATCGGCGTGTTCTCGGCCCTGGGCTTCATGGCGCATGGCCAGGGGGTCGCGGTCGGTGAGCTCGAGGGCCTGACCGGTCCGATCCTCTCCTTCGTGACTTTCCCCCAGATCGTCTCGATGATGCCGGGGGGCTCGCTCTTCGGCGTCCTCTTCTTCGCCTCCCTCGTCCTCGCGGGCATCACCTCGCTGCTCTCGCTGCTCCAAGTCGTTTCCGGCGGCCTTCAGGACAAGTTCGGCTTCACCCCGGTGAGCGCGGCCCTCGCCTTCGGCATCCCCGCGGCGATCGTCTCCCTCGCCCTCTTCGGCACGAAGTCGGGCCTCAACAACCTCGACATCGTCGATAACTTCATTAACAACATCGGCGTCGTGTCCGGCGCCGTCGCGATGGCCCTGCTCGCAGCCGCCTTCAGCCCGAGGCTCAAGGGCCTGCGCGCCCACCTCAACCTCGTCTCGACGGTCAAGGTCCCCAGGGCGTGGGACGGGCTTGTCGGACTCGTCGTCCCGGCGGTCCTCATCTTCATGCTCTTCTCCGCGATCGTGGGGTACGTGCAGGAGGGCTACGGCGGTTACGCGCAGTCCTTCGTCAATATCTTCGGGTGGGGCTCCGTGGCCTTCGCGCTCCTCGTCGCCGCCATCTTGACGCTGCTGCCGTGGAGGCATTACGGCGTCTCGGCCCAGACCGTCACCGAGCTCCTCGCTGAGGATGACGCGCCCGACGCGCCCGGGGCCGCGGTCCCCGTCGAGTCGAATCCCACCGAGCTCAGGGAAGGAGTGGAGGAATGA